One window of Solwaraspora sp. WMMA2056 genomic DNA carries:
- a CDS encoding class II fumarate hydratase, producing MGRVTDEGISDEGYRIERDTMGEVRVPADALWRAQTQRAVHNFPVSGRTLESAQIRALAQIKGAAAQVNADLGVIPAGIAEAIVTAAAHVASGGYDDQFPVDVFQTGSGTSSNMNTNEVLATLAARELDRPVHPNDHVNASQSSNDVFPTSIHLAASHQVVHELIPALDELATALEGKVDEFATVVKAGRTHLMDATPVTLGQEFSGYAAQVRYGQERLRSILPRLAELPLGGTAVGTGVNTPPGFAAAVIAKLAETTGLPLTEARNHFEAQGARDALVETSGQLRTIAVGLYKIANDIRWMGSGPRAGLGELRIPDLQPGSSIMPGKVNPVVCESVRQVCAQVIGNDATIAFAGSQGDFELNVMLPVMGSNLLEAVRLLAAASRLLAQRCVVELAANPETCLAYAEGSPSIVTPLNRHLGYDEAASIAKQALAENKSIRAVVLERGHVDAGTLTAAELDEALDVLRMTRPS from the coding sequence ATGGGAAGGGTGACGGACGAGGGCATCAGCGACGAGGGCTACCGGATCGAACGCGACACCATGGGCGAGGTGCGGGTGCCGGCCGACGCGCTGTGGCGGGCGCAGACCCAGCGCGCGGTGCACAACTTCCCGGTCTCCGGCCGTACGCTCGAATCCGCCCAGATCCGCGCGCTCGCCCAGATCAAGGGTGCCGCCGCGCAGGTCAACGCCGACCTGGGGGTGATCCCGGCCGGCATCGCCGAGGCGATCGTCACCGCCGCCGCGCACGTCGCCTCCGGCGGCTACGACGACCAGTTCCCGGTCGACGTGTTCCAGACCGGTTCGGGCACCTCGTCGAACATGAACACCAACGAGGTCCTGGCCACCCTCGCCGCCCGTGAACTCGACCGGCCGGTGCACCCCAACGATCATGTCAACGCCTCGCAGTCGAGCAACGACGTCTTCCCGACCTCGATCCACCTGGCCGCCTCGCACCAGGTGGTGCACGAGCTGATCCCGGCCCTGGACGAGCTGGCGACCGCGCTGGAAGGCAAGGTCGACGAGTTCGCCACCGTGGTCAAGGCCGGCCGTACCCACCTGATGGACGCCACCCCGGTCACCCTCGGCCAGGAGTTCTCCGGCTACGCCGCGCAGGTCCGCTACGGCCAGGAACGCCTCCGGTCGATCCTGCCCCGGCTGGCCGAACTGCCGCTCGGCGGCACCGCCGTCGGCACCGGGGTGAACACCCCACCCGGGTTCGCCGCCGCCGTCATCGCCAAGCTGGCCGAAACGACCGGGCTGCCGCTGACCGAGGCCCGTAACCACTTCGAGGCACAGGGTGCCCGCGACGCTCTGGTGGAGACGTCCGGGCAGCTGCGGACCATCGCCGTCGGCCTCTACAAGATCGCCAACGACATCCGGTGGATGGGTTCCGGCCCCCGCGCCGGCCTCGGCGAACTGCGCATCCCCGACCTGCAGCCAGGGTCGTCGATCATGCCGGGCAAGGTCAACCCGGTGGTCTGCGAGTCGGTACGCCAGGTCTGCGCCCAGGTGATCGGCAACGACGCGACGATCGCGTTCGCCGGCAGCCAGGGCGACTTCGAGCTGAACGTGATGCTGCCGGTGATGGGCAGCAACCTGCTCGAAGCGGTCCGGCTGCTCGCCGCCGCCAGCCGGCTGCTCGCCCAGCGCTGCGTGGTCGAGCTGGCCGCCAACCCGGAGACCTGCCTGGCGTACGCCGAAGGGTCGCCGTCGATCGTCACCCCGCTCAACCGGCACCTCGGCTACGACGAGGCCGCCTCGATCGCCAAGCAGGCCCTCGCCGAGAACAAGTCGATCCGCGCGGTCGTCCTGGAACGCGGCCACGTCGACGCCGGCACGCTGACCGCCGCCGAGCTGGACGAGGCGCTGGACGTTCTGCGGATGACCCGCCCCAGTTGA